GTTCGTCAAGCGCCACCGCTTCACCCGGCTTCTTCAGCCACTGGCCTACGGTTGCCTCGCTGACGCTTTCACCCAGCGTCGGAACCTTCACTTCAATCGACATAATGCAATTCCTTGGGAGAAGGAAAAATTCAAATCAGGATTTCTTCTGGCGGCGGATCTCACCGCGCACCGAAAGACCGAGCGCATCGGCAACCAGCGCGCCCTGCTCGCTGGTGTGACGGCTGGCGAGACCCGTGGCGGGCGATGCCGAAGCGTGACGCCCGGCATAGCGCGGCCTGCTGACCTTGCTCTTGGCGGCCTTGAGCGATTCCTCGATCATCGGTTCGACGAAGAACCACGAACCGTTGTTGCGCGGTTCTTCCTGGCACCACACCACGTCTTCCAGATTGGTCATGCGCGAAAGGCGCAGGGCCAGCGGATCGCCGGGGAAGGGGTAAAGCTGCTCAAGCCGGATCACCTGCGTATCGGTAATCCCGGCGGCATTGCGCGCCTCGATCAGGTCATAGGCGACCTTGCCCGAACACAGCACGACGCGGCGGGTATCCTTGTCCGCCGAACCGTTGGTGTCCGACAGGATGCGCATGAAGTGTCCGTCACCGATGAAATCGCTCGCCACCGACTTTGCCAGCGGATGGCGCAGCAGGCTCTTGGGCGTCATGATGATCAGCGGCTTGCGGAACGGGCGGTGCATCTGCCGGCGCAGTACGTGGAAGTAATTGGCCGGGGTGGTGATATTGCACACCTGGATGTTGTCTTCGGCGCAAAGTTGCAGGAACCGCTCAGGCCGGGCCGAGGAATGCTCTGGTCCCTGGCCTTCATAGCCGTGGGGCAGCAGCATGACGAGACCATTGGCGCGCAGCCATTTGGCTTCGGACGCGGCAATGTACTGGTCGATAACGATCTGCGCGCCATTGGCAAAGTCGCCGAACTGCGCTTCCCACAGCACAAGGCTCTTGGGGTCGGCGCTGGCATAGCCGTATTCGAAGCCAAGGACGCCATATTCCGAAAGCGTGCTGTCCAGCACTTCGAACGTGCCGTGCGGCAGGGTCGTCAACGGCACGTACTTGCGCTCGTCGGTCTGGTCGACCCATACCGCATGGCGCTGGCTGAACGTGCCACGGCCGCAGTCCTGCCCGGACAGGCGAACACCGTAGCCTTCCATGACAAGGCTGCCGAACGCCAGCGCCTCGCCGGTTGCCCAGTCGAAGCCTTGTCCGCTGGTGAACATCTCGCGCTTGGCATCAATCACCCGGCTCAGCGTCTTGTGCACGGTCAGGTCGGCCGGAACCGTGGTCAGCGTGCGACCAAGGCTGTCGAACACTTTCTGGTCGATGCCGGTGGGCACGTTGCGGCGGGCCGTTACCGGATCGGCGGGCTTGTTCAGCCCGGACCAGCGGCCGCCGAACCAGTCTGCCTCGTTGGCCTTGTAGCCCTTCGATGCTTCGAATTCGGTTTCCAGCGCGGCGGTGAAGTGCATTTCCACTTCGCCCTTGTGATTGGCGTCGATCACGCCTTGCGCCACAAGGCGCTTGGCATAGACCTCGCTCACCGGCGGGTGCTGGCGGATCTTGGCATACATCAGCGGTTGCGTGAATGAAGGCTCATCGCCCTCGTTATGCCCGAAGCGGCGGTAGCACCACATGTCGATCACGATATCGCGGCCGAACTTCTGGCGATAATCGATCGCCATCTTGCAGGCGAACGTCACAGCTTCGGGATCGTCGCCGTTCACATGCAGGATCGGCGCCTGCACACCCTTGGCCACGTCCGAGGGGTAGGGCGACCCGCGCGAGAACTGCGGGCTTGTGGTGAAGCCGATCTGGTTGTTGATGATGAAATGGATGCAGCCGCCGGTGTTGTAGCCGCGCACACCGGAAAGGCCGAAGCACTCCCACACGATGCCCTGCCCTGCAAAGGCCGCGTCGCCGTGGATCAGGACCGGAAGCACCTGCTTGTGGCGCGCATTCGGTCCCACATCGTCGCCAATGTCGTCGCGAAACACCTGCTGCGCGCGGACCTTGCCCAAGACCACAGGATCGACCGTTTCAAGGTGCGACGGGTTGGGCACGAGGCTCATGTGCACCTTGATACCATCAAATTCGCGGTCGGTGCTGGTGCCGAGGTGATACTTCACATCGCCCGATCCGCCCACGTCCTGCGGGTTTGCGGTGCCGCCCGAAAACTCGTGGAAGATCACGCGATAGGGCTTGGCCATCACGTTGGCGAGCACGTTCAGGCGGCCGCGATGGGCCATGCCGTAAACGATCTCGCGCACACCCAGCTGGCCGCCGTACTTTATCATCGCTTCCAGCGCGGGGATCATCGATTCGCCGCCATCAAGCCCGAAGCGCTTGGTGCCGACGTATTTCTTGCCGAGGAACTTCTCGTACTGTTCGCCACGAACGACGGCAGCCAGGATCGCCTTCTTGCCGTTGGGAGTAAAGTCGATCGACTTGTCGCCACCTTCGATCCGGTCCTGGATGAAGCGGCGTTCCTCCACATCGGCGATGTGCATGTATTCGAAGCCGACGTGTCCGCAATAGTTGGCGCGCAGGATCGCCACCAGTTCTTCCAGCGTCGCCCAGTCCAGCCCCAGTACGCCGCCGACATAAATCTTGCGCTTGGCATCTGCGGCGGTGAAGCCGTGAAATTCGGGTGAAAGGTCGGCGGGCAATTTCTGGCGGGCAAGGCCAAGTGGGTCGAGATCGGCAGCCAGATGCCCGCGAACACGATAGGTGCGGATCAGGGTCATCGCGCGGATCGAATCGAGCGCGGCCTGCTGCAGCGCGGCTTCGTCGAGAGGTGCGCCGGCCTTCTTGGCCGCTTTCTCGATGACGAGCTTCATCGCCATCGGGTCCATCGCCTGGGTCAGGTCATCGCCCGCGGCGGCGTCAGTCACCGGCCAGCGCTTGCTGGCCCATGATGGCCCAGCCTGCGGCCCTTCCTGCGCGGGATCCACGTCGAAATCGTGCACTTCTTGACCCATCATCAACTCCTGATCCCCCGGAGAGAATGGGGGCTTCGGACAATCGCGCTCCCGCCTGATGACGGAAGGTATCTTTCCGGCGAAACCGCAGTGCGGTTTCGCAAAGTCAGCGCGGGGCGCAACCTGCGAAGGTCGCGCCATACACGCCGTGTATCAACCATTCGCCCGGTGGCCCCCTACGTACGGAGGCCTATCCGGGCGGTAGCATTCGCGTCAGACGCGCTCTTTCAGCACTTCGGCCAGCGTTTCGCCCAGCAGCGAAGGCGAAGACGAGACCTTGATCCCGGCGGCTTCCATGGCAGCGATCTTGCTTTCGGCATCGCCCTTGCCACCCGAAACGATGGCGCCGGCGTGGCCCATGCGACGGCCCGGAGGTGCCGTGCGGCCTGCGATAAAGCCGGCCATTGGCTTCTTGCGCCCACGCTTGGCTTCGTCGATCAGGAACTGCGCAGCCATTTCTTCAGCGTCACCGCCGATTTCGCCGATCATGATGATCGACTTGGTAGCTTCGTCGGCGAGGAACAGTTCCAGCACGTCGATGAAGTTGGTGCCGTTGACCGGGTCACCGCCGATGCCGACAGCCGTGGTCTGGCCAAGGCCGATGGCCGAGGTCTGGAACACCGCTTCATAGGTCAGTGTGCCCGAACGCGAGACCACGCCCACGGTGCCTTCCTTGAAGATCGAACCCGGCATGATGCCGATCTTGCACTGGTTCGGCGTCAACACGCCGGGGCAGTTCGGACCGATCAACCGGCTCTTGGAACCGACCAGCGCGCGCTTGACCTTGACCATGTCGAGCACCGGAACGCCTTCGGTGATCGCCACGATCAGTTCCATCTCGGCGTCGATCGCTTCGAGGATGGCGTCGGCGCAGCCTGCTGGCGGCACGTAGATGCACGATGCGGTGGCGCCGGTAGCGGCCTTGGCTTCGTGGACCGAGTTGAACTGGGGCAGGCCGATATGTTCGGTGCCGCCCTTGCCGGGGGTTACGCCGCCAACCATCTGCGTACCGTAATCCAGCGCGGCCTGTGTGTGGAAGCTGCCGGTCTTGCCGGTCATGCCCTGCGTGATGACCTTGGTATTCTTGTCGACGAGAATGGACATGAATTCACTCCTGAGTTTTGCAGCGTCCCCGCACCAAAAAACACTTGAGAGGCGGGGACCTCGTGAGGCCGGGCGAGGCCTTGCAATCCGGCCCGAGGCCCCCGCTGGCGCGGAGGCGCATTCAACTTAAACCAGCGAAGGATCGATGCCCTTGCAGGCGTCGAGCAGTTCCTTGACCGCATCGACCGAGACCTGAAGACCGGCCTTGGCATCGGCGTCGAGTTCGATCTCGATGACCTTCTCTACGCCGCCAGCGCCAATCAGCACCGGCACACCGACGTAGAGGCCATCGACGCCGTACTGGCCTTCGACGTAGGCTGCGCAAGGCAGGATGCGCTTCTGGTCGTTGAGGTAGGCTT
This genomic interval from Novosphingobium sp. CECT 9465 contains the following:
- a CDS encoding 2-oxoglutarate dehydrogenase E1 component: MGQEVHDFDVDPAQEGPQAGPSWASKRWPVTDAAAGDDLTQAMDPMAMKLVIEKAAKKAGAPLDEAALQQAALDSIRAMTLIRTYRVRGHLAADLDPLGLARQKLPADLSPEFHGFTAADAKRKIYVGGVLGLDWATLEELVAILRANYCGHVGFEYMHIADVEERRFIQDRIEGGDKSIDFTPNGKKAILAAVVRGEQYEKFLGKKYVGTKRFGLDGGESMIPALEAMIKYGGQLGVREIVYGMAHRGRLNVLANVMAKPYRVIFHEFSGGTANPQDVGGSGDVKYHLGTSTDREFDGIKVHMSLVPNPSHLETVDPVVLGKVRAQQVFRDDIGDDVGPNARHKQVLPVLIHGDAAFAGQGIVWECFGLSGVRGYNTGGCIHFIINNQIGFTTSPQFSRGSPYPSDVAKGVQAPILHVNGDDPEAVTFACKMAIDYRQKFGRDIVIDMWCYRRFGHNEGDEPSFTQPLMYAKIRQHPPVSEVYAKRLVAQGVIDANHKGEVEMHFTAALETEFEASKGYKANEADWFGGRWSGLNKPADPVTARRNVPTGIDQKVFDSLGRTLTTVPADLTVHKTLSRVIDAKREMFTSGQGFDWATGEALAFGSLVMEGYGVRLSGQDCGRGTFSQRHAVWVDQTDERKYVPLTTLPHGTFEVLDSTLSEYGVLGFEYGYASADPKSLVLWEAQFGDFANGAQIVIDQYIAASEAKWLRANGLVMLLPHGYEGQGPEHSSARPERFLQLCAEDNIQVCNITTPANYFHVLRRQMHRPFRKPLIIMTPKSLLRHPLAKSVASDFIGDGHFMRILSDTNGSADKDTRRVVLCSGKVAYDLIEARNAAGITDTQVIRLEQLYPFPGDPLALRLSRMTNLEDVVWCQEEPRNNGSWFFVEPMIEESLKAAKSKVSRPRYAGRHASASPATGLASRHTSEQGALVADALGLSVRGEIRRQKKS
- the sucD gene encoding succinate--CoA ligase subunit alpha encodes the protein MSILVDKNTKVITQGMTGKTGSFHTQAALDYGTQMVGGVTPGKGGTEHIGLPQFNSVHEAKAATGATASCIYVPPAGCADAILEAIDAEMELIVAITEGVPVLDMVKVKRALVGSKSRLIGPNCPGVLTPNQCKIGIMPGSIFKEGTVGVVSRSGTLTYEAVFQTSAIGLGQTTAVGIGGDPVNGTNFIDVLELFLADEATKSIIMIGEIGGDAEEMAAQFLIDEAKRGRKKPMAGFIAGRTAPPGRRMGHAGAIVSGGKGDAESKIAAMEAAGIKVSSSPSLLGETLAEVLKERV